From a region of the Oncorhynchus keta strain PuntledgeMale-10-30-2019 chromosome 13, Oket_V2, whole genome shotgun sequence genome:
- the si:cabz01007807.1 gene encoding uncharacterized protein si:cabz01007807.1 isoform X3: protein MDKEEEMEGAQSEPVEGFLGERRPSIMRLQGMLRRVSQSPFRKQYRTPIPSTSESRDSSDTRLKQNGINRSLSKENPFYSYMKESSSVTIDGDTKNQDSEVLRRQSLVTLFAPPPEVRSTPEGLQPDKQTGDSLQTTPSDQPTYIFKTMSERRSPDLFKTTALTQNTPNVSQSPLFVTPAERLELWATPLNQQDLFKTQPSKTPNPFQAPPTKGDYQFKAPPTKGESLFNAPPTKGDDLFQAPLSIPKDPFQSTPSDTPNLIQATPIRSNDPFQIPSSNVTPDVFQPLPSRTWDIFHSSPSDVFQSASFSTDSTVKQSTPLFQTSPVQKTDIFSGSDFEKTAELFNASISNTQDFNLATPSDEQYDIFLMTPHGTKHVLQPNPTAMKHGTLHARSLSPTQAFNGTPQVKTSNNPPEPPPQKRQPKLPSRTEAERPDPKPGPQTKNTAQDNEVEVFENILLTGQERCVEDWPENSPELNPDWKPSGKLRLRRESMKVASDSDGGSVEELEENGAGKRAKTKRGRTFKVSFLSRRGSKDKYSEDLKDSDSGTLRQGSKERFSESKDGESNGLHWQSKGGFLDEDFPKKGVDVFSADYEDKENYMEHGKPKKSFKFKMPLVHRRGSKDRFSADHLEKASGLHLPQHRTNEGLLDDDFPRKEVGFISAGENEDEDSKQALGLDENSEEEPEEHDGTGGFKKSKGVKIKFVPHRGFAICLEKDEPTGAHEYTPRRGSKMIHEKPLDELKGAHGYTPRKESKVNIFEETEEVKGYTPQSQPKQNLLDDYLPEKGAGFSSAGGVEEYRQKVMEDCKPKKPFKLKLLHMNRRKSGSAEENSQTSSTQQYSPQRRSEEGFLDSDVPQKGADLFYAGQMEDEQNEMEDWKPKKPSKFKNHLASRRKSSQEMFPYEKSQIGSERYTPRRASHEGFLDNDTSQRRSDLFSAGGHGDYYGQDDIEDCKPKKSFKFKVPHKHRKETKTKARDEMMTEYPPGATSSDYYFSEAAEAEWRSAQIDEQLADGLEDEEEEEGDTDSLMEWWNTVEQWDELPSDDEDKTVEDDETRSFTLLAEKVHRGLSVFNKVFTERAEVLWQYVIKLHALADDITSFHKKAKIGNITGGTTAAVGGGAAIVGLALAPFTFGASLIITAVGVGVAAAGGITSASATISDNVNNMQDRKKVEVVLEDYEARMEELVKILRFVCEGLYRLRGHPLLRRGTQHYSGDWEVRRAVQMVSLVDRPVLRATEVTEGAAVALRGLFKGMDKYFTKDSRELKKGFKKEVVFKIRQVAQVLHESLMELNAIREELQDANGNI, encoded by the exons ATG GataaggaggaggagatggaagggGCACAGAGTGAGCCGGTGGAGGGTTTTTTGGGGGAGAGAAGACCG AGCATCATGAGACTACAGGGGATGCTGAGGAGAGTTTCCCAGAGTCCCTTCCGCAAACAATACAGG ACTCCTATCCCCTCCACTTCAGAATCCAGAGATTCCTCTGACACTCGCCTGAAGCAG AATGGAATCAATCGTAGCTTGTCAAAAGAGAATCCATTCTACTCTTATATGAAA GAATCCAGCAGTGTGACTATTGACGGGGACACGAAGAATCAGGATTCAGAGGTTCTACGTCGGCAGAGTTTAGTCACCCTCTTTGCTCCTCCGCCAGAGGTCCGGAGCACACCAGAGGGCCTCCAACCTGACAAACAGACAGGCGACAGCCTTCAGACCACACCGTCTGACCAGCCCACGTATATCTTCAAAACCATGTCTGAAAGACGGTCACCGGATCTCTTCAAAACAACGGCCCTAACTCAAAACACACCAAATGTGAGCCAAAGTCCTTTATTTGTCACACCTGCTGAAAGACTGGAGCTTTGGGCAACTCCTTTGAACCAACAAGACCTATTCAAAACTCAGCCTTCAAAAACACCAAACCCATTCCAAGCTCCTCCAACCAAGGGAGATTACCAATTCAAAGCACCACCCACCAAGGGAGAGTCCCTATTCAATGCTCCTCCCACCAAGGGAGATGACCTTTTCCAAGCCCCTTTGTCCATTCCAAAGGACCCCTTCCAATCCACTCCTTCTGACACTCCCAATCTCATTCAAGCCACGCCTATTAGGTCAAATGACCCTTTCCAAATTCCCTCTTCCAATGTGACACCAGACGTCTTTCAGCCCCTGCCTTCCAGGACATGGGACATTTTCCATTCCTCACCCAGTGACGTCTTTCAGAGTGCTTCTTTCAGTACTGACTCTACAGTCAAGCAGTCCACACCTTTATTCCAGACTTCGCCAGTGCAGAAAACAGACATCTTCTCAGGGTCAGATTTTGAGAAGACTGCTGAGCTCTTCAATGCATCAATCTCCAACACGCAGGATTTCAACCTTGCAACACCCTCTGATGAACAGTATGATATCTTCCTGATGACCCCTCACGGAACCAAACATGTTCTCCAACCCAACCCTACTGCCATGAAACACGGTACCCTCCATGCCAGATCCCTGTCCCCCACGCAGGCTTTCAATGGTACCCCCCAG GTGAAGACCTCCAACAACCCTCCCGAACCACCACCTCAAAAAAGACAGCCCAAGTTACCGAGTCGT ACCGAAGCTGAGCGACCAGATCCTAAACCAGGCCCTCAAACGAAGAACACCGCTCAG GACAACGAAGTGGAGGTATTTGAGAACATTCTTTTGACTGGCCAG GAGAGATGTGTGGAGGATTGGCCTGAAAACAGTCCTGAGCTCAATCCTGACTGGAAACCT TCTGGCAAACTGAGGCTTAGGAGGGAGTCGATGAAG GTGGCGTCAGACTCTGATGGGGGGAGTGTAGAAGAACTGGAAGAGAATGGCGCCGGAAAACGTGCGAAAACT AAAAGGGGGAGGACGTTCAAGGTATCCTTTCTTTCCAGAAGAGGATCAAAG GATAAATATTCTGAAGACCTGAAGGATAGTGACAGCGGCACACTACGTCAAGGATCAAAG GAGAGATTTTCTGAATCCAAGGATGGAGAGAGCAATGGTCTCCATTGGCAGTCAAAG GGGGGCTTTTTGGATGAAGACTTCCCAAAGAAAGGGGTAGATGTCTTCTCTGCAGATTACGAAGATAAGGAGAATTACATGGAGCACGGCAAGCCG AAGAAATCATTCAAATTCAAAATGCCCCTTGTGCATCGCAGAGGATCTAAG gatCGGTTTTCAGCTGACCATCTTGAAAAAGCTTCAGGCCTACATTTGCCTCAACATAGAAcgaat GAGGGCTTGCTAGACGATGACTTTCCTCGGAAGGAAGTAGGATTCATATCTGCAGGGGAGAATGAAGATGAAGACTCCAAACAG GCCCTGGGTTTGGATGAGAACTCTGAAGAGGAGCCAGAGGAACATGATGGGACGGGTGGATTT AAAAAAAGTAAAGGTGTCAAAATTAAGTTTGTGCCTCACAGAGGGTTCGCAATCTGCCTCGAAAAG GATGAACCAACAGGTGCTCATGAATACACACCTCGCAGAGGTTCAAAGATGATtcat GAGAAACCTCTTGATGAACTTAAAGGTGCCCATGGTTATACACCACGCAAGGAGTCCAAG GTTAATATTTTTGAGGAAACCGAAGAAGTGAAAGGCTACACACCGCAGTCACAGCCCAAG CAGAACCTTTTGGATGATTACTTGCCTGAGAAGGGGGCAGGTTTCTCCTCAGCAGGAGGGGTAGAAGAATATCGACAGAAAGTGATGGAAGACTGCAAACCG AAGAAACCGTTCAAATTGAAACTCCTACATATGAATCGTCGGAAATCTGGG AGCGCTGAGGAGAATTCTCAGACTAGTAGCACACAACAGTACTCCCCACAAAGGAGATCAGAG GAGGGCTTTCTGGACAGTGATGTGCCTCAGAAGGGAGCAGATCTCTTCTATGCTGGACAGATGGAAGATGAACAGAACGAGATGGAAGACTGGAAACCG AAGAAACCATCGAAATTTAAGAACCACCTTGCAAGTCGGCGCAAGTCAAGCCAG GAAATGTTTCCATATGAAAAGTCACAGATTGGTTCCGAGCGCTACACACCTCGACGAGCATCCCAT GAGGGCTTTCTGGACAATGACACTTCTCAGAGGAGGTCGGATCTCTTCTCAGCAGGAGGGCatggagattattatggacaggATGATATAGAAGACTGCAAACCG AAGAAATCATTTAAATTTAAAGTCCCTCATAAGCATCGCAAAGAAACTAag actaaaGCGAGAGATGAAATGATGACCGAGTACCCACCAGGAGCCACATCTAGTGACTACTACTTTTCAGAGGCTGCAGAG gcTGAGTGGCGTTCTGCTCAGATTGACGAACAGCTTGCAGACGGtctggaggatgaggaggaggaagagggg GACACTGACAGCTTGATGGAGTGGTGGAACACTGTGGAAC AATGGGATGAGCTGCCTTCAGATGATGAAGACAAGACGGTGGAGGACGATGAGACTAG GTCATTCACCCTACTGGCGGAGAAGGTGCACCGCGGCCTGAGTGTCTTCAACAAGGTGTTCACGGAGCGTGCCGAGGTCCTCTGGCAGTACGTCATCAAGCTCCACGCCCTCGCCGATGACATCACCTCCTTCCATAAGAAGGCCAAGATTGGCAACATCACCGGCGGCACCACCGCCGCTGTCGGGGGCGGCGCGGCCATCGTCGGCCTGGCCCTCGCCCCCTTTACCTTCGGCGCCTCGCTCATCATCACGGCTGTGGGCGTCGGAGTTGCGGCGGCCGGTGGGATCACGTCGGCCTCGGCGACCATCTCGGACAACGTGAACAACATGCAGGACAGGAAGAAAGTGGAGGTGGTTCTGGAGGATTATGAGGCGAGGATGGAGGAGTTGGTGAAGATCTTGAGGTTTGTGTGCGAGGGGCTGTATAGACTCAGGGGGCATCCTCTCCTCCGGAGAGGAACCCAGCACTACTCTGGAGACTGGGAGGTCCGCAGGGCCGTTCAAATGGTCAGCCTAGTGGATAGACCTGTGTTGAGGGCCACAGAGGTAACAGAAGGAGCTGCCGTGGCCCTCAGGGGCCTCTTCAAAGGAATGGATAAATACTTCACCAAGGACTCTCGTGAGCTAAAGAAAGGGTTTAAGAAAGAGGTGGTGTTTAAGATTAGGCAAGTAGCTCAGGTGCTGCACGAGAGCCTGATGGAGCTGAATGCTATCAGGGAGGAGCTTCAGGATGCTAATGGCAATATATGA